The genomic region TAGATGAAATTCAGGTCCTGATTCTGTATCCCTACATCTACAATGCTCTGGGTAAGAAAAGGAAAGATAAGCGAGAGTAAACTTGCTGCCAAAAGCCCTACAGTGAGCTGTAAGACAAGAGATTTATATTTCAGGAGATATTTGGACAGGAAAGAAAAGCTTGCCTTACTTTCATGATCCTCAAATTCTGTCTGGAAAAATGCGGGAGTAGTTTCCAGAACCAATCCTATCCCTTCTTCTGTATCAGACTGGGCATTTTCGCCTATCCAGAATTTGATGAATTCCTCTTTGTTATAGGTAATTAATCCGTAACTGGGATCTGAAATGTATACTTTATTGGTTTTATCAATTTTATAAACAACAACGAAATGTACATTATTCCAGTGTACTATACAGGGTAAAGGCATTTCTTTTGCAAGGGTATCGAAATCTATCCGTACCCCCAATGAGCGGAAACCCAGGTTTTCTGCAGCATCGCTTAATCCCAATAAACTGCTGCCTTCCCGGGTGGTCTCGGAAAAGTTGCGGATATGCTGCAGTGAGATGGTCTTACCATAGTATCTGCTGATAATTCTAAGACAGGTAGGGCCACAATCTTTGCCATCCGGTTGTTTATAAAAGGGGAATTTTTTATTCAAGTTTATTGTGAAATTATAATATTAGTCCTGGCAGATGAGGTTTGCGATCCGAAATAAATCAGACTGAATAGACCACTATTAATTTGTTTTTTAAATAATAATTTAATCTTTCCTGGATCATTGTGATGAATTCATCTTTTAGTTCTGCGGCTTCATCATCCAGCATTTCAAGAATCTCTGATCTTAAGGAATAATATGTTTTTTCAACTTCTGCTTTATCAAGGATCAGCTGGTCTATTTCATCAATAGGGATAATTGTTTTCTCTTCATTTAATTCCCTTATCGTTAATATGGCCTGATCTTCTTCCTGTGAATAGATGCTTCCTTTTATTCGCTTGATATTGAAGTTTCTATCATTATTAAGGCATTCAAATAAAAACGGATGTAAGTTTATACATGTCAGATCCCTGTTAAAAAGATAAACTTCATCAAAAATTTCATTATAGGTATCCTGCCGGGCATCTTCCAGAAACCTTTCTCTTCTTTCTTTGTTTTCGAGATGAGAGAATGTGTAATTAACAGTACCCAGAAGCGGATATTCGTCAGGGAACATTTCATATATTTTACTGAAAAGTGAAGGATAGTTATTGATGAAAAATGTTTCCATAAGCTTACAGACAGAATAAATACGTTTGTAATGGCCCAGCAAATGAAGGTAGGTTCTTTTGAAAGGAACTTCATCAAAATTTCCAAACCCGATATAATCATTGTCCAAAGGTACTTCCTGAATTAAAAAAGCACTGTTTTTCTTTTCTTCAGTCATCATTTCGAATAATAGAACCTGCTCGAAAAAAATATTGAAGTTTCCACCGGAAATTCCCTGATGGAGGTCACTGTTTTTTGCAGCGAATTCAAAGGATTTCTGGGAATATCTGTTAATGAAATTAATGTCATTTCCTCCGAAAATACCCATATTACAGGCATAATTGTTTACTTTTGAAATGTATTTTTCCATTTCTGCCGGAATGAATTTCAAATGCGGGAAAATTTCGTCCCACATTTTACTGTAGTATTCGGTGGTTATTTCGAGATTTTGAGAAATCAGGCCTTCGCTCATAAGGTTATCAGGGAATGGTTCCCATATAAATACATCTCCGTCAACGTGCAGAAAAGGCTCATTCTGCAGCATGTATGCTTTGATTTTAGGCAGAGCCCAGAAATCACGATGAAATGTATTAAGCTCGTCCATAACGACATGAACTTTCTTATAGGGCAGACCCAATTTTGTTATCAAGAGGTCATATCCGTTTTTGTCCGTATATAGTTCTACATCATAAAATTTTGATAGCTGCAAACAGCTTAATGCCCAGCCAATAACATGAAATCTGGGATATAACCAGCCAAAGCTGTTCATTTGAAAATCCTGGGACGCTGTCCAAAAAGATTGTATAATTT from Chryseobacterium shigense harbors:
- a CDS encoding DUF6734 family protein; its protein translation is MKIIQSFWTASQDFQMNSFGWLYPRFHVIGWALSCLQLSKFYDVELYTDKNGYDLLITKLGLPYKKVHVVMDELNTFHRDFWALPKIKAYMLQNEPFLHVDGDVFIWEPFPDNLMSEGLISQNLEITTEYYSKMWDEIFPHLKFIPAEMEKYISKVNNYACNMGIFGGNDINFINRYSQKSFEFAAKNSDLHQGISGGNFNIFFEQVLLFEMMTEEKKNSAFLIQEVPLDNDYIGFGNFDEVPFKRTYLHLLGHYKRIYSVCKLMETFFINNYPSLFSKIYEMFPDEYPLLGTVNYTFSHLENKERRERFLEDARQDTYNEIFDEVYLFNRDLTCINLHPFLFECLNNDRNFNIKRIKGSIYSQEEDQAILTIRELNEEKTIIPIDEIDQLILDKAEVEKTYYSLRSEILEMLDDEAAELKDEFITMIQERLNYYLKNKLIVVYSV